The following coding sequences are from one Paenibacillus tundrae window:
- a CDS encoding DUF4340 domain-containing protein, whose protein sequence is MRKWIPTILAVVVLLVGWMYAASQNYFREEAAEQVKLLGIQAGDIAAITIHSPTTEENSTASQETSQLKLEQGVWQMVEPKAYPLNGYAVSNLLDALSAADQELVVEESPTNVEKYGLGTDAARLDIQLKDQRKIELMIGGQLPADDARYVRVDSGAVVAVKSETISGIELSRRELLDTTPFNLDESNVQSLDWEAEASTWILKSTAQQDAAEKQWTFNGTELEATDAVSLIGKIKNITTADDVRPASELKNTVPRFTFIVEQNVNGQMISDVYRGITVASDPDQIWVITPDGEWAYALQADALKDVEKAAEALKK, encoded by the coding sequence ATGAGAAAATGGATTCCAACGATACTTGCCGTAGTGGTTCTACTGGTGGGCTGGATGTATGCAGCCAGTCAAAATTATTTCCGAGAAGAAGCAGCAGAGCAGGTGAAATTGCTTGGGATTCAAGCTGGAGACATTGCGGCAATTACGATTCATAGCCCAACGACTGAAGAGAACAGCACGGCAAGCCAGGAGACCTCACAACTGAAACTGGAGCAAGGGGTCTGGCAGATGGTTGAACCAAAAGCTTATCCTCTGAACGGCTATGCCGTAAGTAACTTGCTGGATGCTTTAAGTGCAGCGGATCAGGAGCTTGTCGTTGAGGAGAGTCCGACGAATGTTGAGAAGTATGGACTCGGTACAGATGCTGCAAGGCTAGACATACAGCTTAAGGATCAACGCAAAATCGAACTTATGATTGGTGGTCAGCTACCTGCCGATGATGCTCGTTATGTTCGTGTAGACTCAGGTGCTGTTGTTGCTGTTAAGAGTGAAACGATTAGTGGTATTGAGTTGTCACGGCGAGAGCTGCTGGATACAACTCCGTTCAACCTCGATGAATCGAATGTGCAGTCTCTGGACTGGGAGGCGGAAGCGTCCACATGGATATTAAAATCAACAGCTCAACAAGATGCGGCAGAGAAGCAGTGGACATTCAATGGAACTGAATTGGAAGCAACAGATGCTGTCTCTCTGATTGGTAAAATAAAAAATATAACAACTGCCGATGATGTACGCCCAGCTTCTGAGCTGAAAAACACCGTACCACGATTTACATTTATCGTGGAACAGAATGTGAATGGACAGATGATTTCGGATGTATATCGGGGGATTACGGTTGCTTCTGATCCTGACCAGATCTGGGTAATTACTCCGGATGGCGAATGGGCATACGCTCTACAGGCTGATGCGTTGAAGGATGTGGAGAAAGCCGCCGAGGCGCTCAAAAAATAA
- a CDS encoding GldG family protein, with product MKKWLSHTNSTVLSVAVIGIFILLTLFLNSLGGFQLDLTSNKQYTLSDQTLTAIKNVKEDVNILVLTVENVNNTVLNREVSDMVQEYTKRNSKLKMEQYNLTQEPALASKYGITGSSIILEQGDQHKVIDIASLFTAAGDGSDGSYQFTGEEKLTQALMNLSSTEMHKMVFLTGHEELGLDQLTTLRSSLEQSNITTEELQLNQAGQVPEDADVLAIIGPQRDISDTELKAIRTYLSNGGKLLLSLGFHEDMESAWKNIDALAADYGVVDEHAVMVDQHQASTMGPLWVVPEYGTHAITDKLSESKLYPMLSLSIALTSQEQDKYTLSPLIHSSNDSYGEKDIAGLLQNETSNDPQQDVQGPVELGYAADTTDGKPKAVILGSSIFMQDSEIANGGNRDFILNVTNYLSEKQDGLTIRPRVQAGYQVAYLNGEQARVIFFAALVAFPLVFVIIGVFLWWRRRRV from the coding sequence ATGAAAAAATGGTTAAGTCATACCAACAGCACCGTATTATCAGTAGCGGTCATTGGCATCTTTATTTTGCTAACGCTGTTTCTGAATTCGCTTGGAGGATTCCAACTCGATCTAACTTCCAACAAACAATACACTTTATCTGATCAGACGCTTACTGCCATCAAAAATGTGAAAGAAGACGTCAACATTCTGGTGTTAACCGTTGAAAATGTGAATAATACTGTCCTGAATCGTGAAGTGTCGGATATGGTACAGGAATATACGAAGCGTAACAGCAAGCTGAAGATGGAGCAATACAATCTGACGCAGGAGCCGGCGCTCGCTTCGAAATATGGAATTACAGGCAGCTCCATCATTCTGGAGCAGGGAGATCAGCACAAGGTCATTGATATTGCGAGTTTGTTTACAGCCGCAGGCGATGGAAGCGATGGATCTTACCAATTTACAGGTGAAGAAAAGTTAACTCAGGCCTTGATGAATCTATCCTCAACGGAGATGCATAAAATGGTCTTCCTGACCGGGCACGAGGAGCTTGGTTTGGATCAGCTGACAACACTGCGTTCGTCTTTGGAGCAGAGCAACATCACAACAGAGGAGTTACAGTTGAATCAAGCAGGGCAAGTTCCTGAGGATGCTGATGTGCTTGCTATTATTGGACCACAGCGTGACATTAGTGATACCGAGCTGAAAGCCATACGTACCTATCTTAGTAATGGTGGTAAGCTGCTACTATCCCTCGGATTCCATGAAGATATGGAGTCGGCTTGGAAGAACATCGACGCGCTTGCCGCGGACTACGGTGTGGTGGATGAACATGCCGTTATGGTGGATCAACACCAAGCAAGTACAATGGGACCTTTATGGGTTGTACCTGAGTATGGGACTCATGCAATCACGGATAAATTATCTGAAAGTAAGCTCTATCCGATGTTATCCCTGTCCATTGCTTTGACTAGCCAAGAGCAGGACAAATATACGTTGTCCCCACTTATTCATTCCTCGAACGACAGTTATGGGGAGAAGGATATTGCTGGTCTTCTACAAAATGAAACCTCCAACGATCCACAGCAAGATGTACAAGGACCGGTGGAGCTTGGGTATGCAGCAGATACGACAGATGGCAAACCCAAAGCGGTCATCCTTGGTTCCTCCATTTTTATGCAGGATTCAGAGATTGCCAATGGAGGTAACCGTGATTTTATTTTGAATGTGACGAATTATTTAAGTGAGAAGCAGGATGGATTAACGATTCGACCTCGTGTACAAGCTGGTTACCAAGTGGCCTACCTCAATGGGGAACAAGCCAGAGTTATATTTTTTGCGGCGCTTGTCGCATTCCCGCTCGTCTTTGTTATCATTGGAGTATTCTTATGGTGGAGGCGTAGACGTGTATGA
- a CDS encoding ABC transporter permease subunit, which yields MRRMMAVCNKELQAYFLSPTSYFAFAVYVLMTSLLFYSSFVYYQPSIVDYRLVLGDTLSMLLFVVPLLTMRLVAEEFRQGTDELLLTSPARVTEIIFGKYLASLAILVVLILCSLVYPLIMSFFGELDLTSVWLSALGLFFLGSSMMAIGLFASTLSQHQMVSAVAGFIILLVFWMLDSFAGNTGSTLQQWLDPFALTNRFDSFTKGVLSGPDILYYVTLSGVFLLLSIQIVERKRWR from the coding sequence ATGAGACGAATGATGGCGGTTTGTAATAAGGAGCTTCAGGCCTATTTCCTATCACCAACATCGTATTTTGCTTTTGCGGTGTACGTCTTGATGACAAGCTTGTTGTTCTATTCGAGCTTTGTATATTATCAACCCAGCATAGTGGATTATCGCCTCGTGCTTGGTGATACATTATCCATGCTGTTATTTGTAGTTCCTTTATTAACGATGAGACTTGTGGCAGAAGAGTTTCGACAAGGCACGGATGAATTACTGTTAACCTCTCCCGCTCGAGTTACGGAGATTATTTTCGGTAAATATTTGGCTTCGCTCGCCATACTGGTTGTGCTTATTCTATGTAGCTTGGTATATCCGTTAATTATGTCCTTCTTCGGAGAACTCGATCTGACCTCGGTATGGTTGTCAGCCTTAGGTTTGTTCTTCTTAGGCAGCAGCATGATGGCGATTGGACTGTTCGCTTCAACGCTATCTCAACATCAGATGGTGTCTGCGGTAGCTGGTTTTATTATATTGCTCGTATTCTGGATGCTTGATTCATTTGCAGGCAATACTGGTTCTACTTTGCAGCAATGGCTTGATCCATTTGCACTAACGAATCGCTTTGACAGCTTTACCAAAGGTGTGCTCAGTGGGCCGGATATTTTGTACTATGTAACGCTCTCCGGTGTATTTCTGCTGTTAAGCATTCAAATTGTAGAACGGAAACGGTGGAGGTGA
- a CDS encoding ABC transporter ATP-binding protein, translating to MLEVKQVSKVYDGQRGVHQLDFTMERGEIVGFLGPNGAGKTTTMRMITGYLQPTTGSITVDGVSVHEQGRSVRSKIGYLPETPPLYPDMTVQSYLKFVANLRDVAPREVKLRVSEMMSRLGLQGREKQIIRGLSKGYKQRLGLAGAIIHKPDLLVLDEPTSGLDPNQIIEIRDLIRELGENHTVLLSTHILPEVSAICNRMLIINQGQLVLDGSPQHFGSAMADQFKVAIEVKATEEQLHNLLTPWEKIRSEVISPTGVEGEPDSGTVKMLLTGESSEDFREELFYLLSGAGLPILEMKKENLSLEQIFLKLTTTETQAEVVSQEAEDNLAGASTTGAEPSENQITSVDPKPDLVTDNQQSTEESTTVSDELPHAQKEEGSK from the coding sequence GTGCTCGAAGTGAAACAAGTTAGTAAAGTGTATGATGGACAACGTGGCGTACATCAACTGGATTTCACAATGGAGCGCGGAGAGATCGTGGGATTTCTAGGTCCTAATGGTGCGGGGAAAACAACGACAATGCGTATGATCACCGGATATCTGCAACCAACGACAGGGTCGATCACGGTAGATGGCGTGTCTGTGCATGAACAAGGGAGAAGTGTTCGTTCGAAGATTGGTTATCTGCCTGAGACGCCGCCTCTGTACCCGGACATGACTGTGCAATCGTATTTGAAATTCGTTGCGAATCTAAGAGATGTTGCACCACGTGAAGTGAAACTACGCGTAAGTGAGATGATGAGTAGGCTGGGTCTACAGGGCCGTGAAAAACAAATCATTCGTGGATTGTCCAAAGGGTACAAGCAACGGCTCGGACTTGCTGGAGCTATTATCCATAAGCCTGATCTGCTTGTATTGGATGAGCCAACATCTGGACTCGATCCGAATCAGATTATTGAAATTCGAGATCTTATTCGTGAGCTTGGTGAGAATCATACTGTACTGCTCAGCACACATATTTTGCCAGAAGTCAGTGCAATCTGTAACCGTATGTTAATCATCAATCAGGGTCAGCTTGTTCTTGACGGTTCACCGCAGCACTTTGGCTCGGCGATGGCAGATCAATTTAAAGTCGCTATTGAAGTGAAGGCAACCGAGGAACAGTTACATAACTTGCTTACTCCTTGGGAGAAAATTCGGAGTGAGGTTATATCACCAACTGGAGTGGAAGGCGAGCCAGATTCAGGTACGGTGAAAATGTTACTTACGGGCGAATCCTCCGAGGATTTCCGTGAAGAGTTATTTTACTTATTGTCTGGAGCTGGATTGCCCATCCTGGAGATGAAAAAGGAAAACCTTAGTCTGGAGCAGATCTTCTTGAAACTTACGACAACGGAGACACAAGCAGAAGTTGTATCGCAAGAAGCGGAAGACAATCTTGCTGGTGCGTCTACTACAGGTGCAGAGCCGAGTGAGAATCAGATAACAAGCGTTGATCCGAAGCCAGATTTGGTGACAGACAACCAACAGTCCACGGAAGAGTCAACAACGGTGTCTGATGAGTTGCCTCATGCCCAGAAGGAGGAGGGCTCTAAATGA
- a CDS encoding glycosyltransferase family 4 protein, producing MKVLFTFFVPSGGVDTLNRLRTAVLKRHGIEAHMLYLYPGSGLQNGTGTPVFTASSDAEIKELLAQHQYDAIIVTSDISMPGRLRGLGYDGRIIFEAQGLGTRDQALETIQMAVPYLQAYCDAAVIPPTDHLLEMFIHICPWLHRFVIPNMLDTQTFSPLKVDVPPYPVIAWVGRLEHNKNWQEYLHISSEIIHQNPSARMWMFHDPTLANPEDEVLFKHMLAEKGLEDRIGIFVNVPHSQMPTFYSMTAESGGLMLSTSILEGFGYAVAEAISCGCPVLSTDSDGVRSFITHNKTGKFYPIGHLNTAVSEAIDLMQNTKLREHIRTQGRQHMSISFSPDRYATSFREMMTALRIFF from the coding sequence GTGAAAGTTTTATTCACATTTTTTGTGCCGAGTGGTGGGGTGGACACCTTGAATCGGCTACGCACAGCCGTATTGAAACGTCATGGCATAGAAGCACATATGTTATACCTGTACCCAGGCTCTGGATTACAGAATGGCACCGGCACTCCCGTATTTACCGCTTCCAGTGATGCAGAAATTAAGGAACTGCTGGCTCAACATCAGTATGATGCCATTATTGTCACTTCAGATATATCCATGCCTGGTAGGCTTAGAGGATTAGGATATGATGGACGGATTATCTTTGAAGCCCAAGGACTCGGCACTCGAGATCAAGCACTGGAAACGATTCAAATGGCTGTTCCCTACCTGCAGGCCTACTGTGATGCTGCTGTTATTCCTCCTACCGATCATTTGTTGGAAATGTTCATCCACATCTGCCCTTGGCTACATCGATTTGTCATCCCAAATATGCTGGATACACAGACCTTTAGTCCACTTAAGGTGGATGTACCTCCTTATCCGGTTATCGCCTGGGTTGGCCGACTGGAACATAACAAAAATTGGCAGGAATATCTGCACATCTCTAGTGAGATCATTCACCAAAATCCCAGCGCCAGAATGTGGATGTTCCATGATCCCACACTTGCCAATCCCGAGGATGAAGTATTATTTAAACACATGTTGGCAGAAAAAGGACTTGAGGATCGTATTGGAATTTTCGTTAACGTCCCCCATTCGCAAATGCCTACCTTCTATTCCATGACAGCGGAATCCGGTGGGTTGATGTTATCTACATCCATCCTTGAAGGATTCGGTTATGCGGTGGCAGAAGCGATAAGCTGTGGATGTCCTGTACTCAGCACGGATTCAGATGGCGTACGTTCATTTATTACACACAACAAAACAGGCAAGTTTTATCCGATCGGTCATTTGAACACTGCTGTATCGGAGGCCATTGACCTGATGCAAAACACCAAGCTACGAGAACACATTCGTACACAAGGTCGGCAGCATATGAGCATTTCCTTTTCACCAGATCGCTATGCTACTTCTTTTCGAGAGATGATGACCGCCTTAAGGATTTTCTTCTAA
- a CDS encoding S-layer homology domain-containing protein, whose translation MKKMIVTGFTTLALLTGIVGGIGGTENLIETARVTLDLKTTNVASTINAEVTTNSSNQNLQPTLSLSKQNFKDIAGHWAEKSINGALTRGYVDGYPNGTFLPNNNVSRSEFIKMLVSALDLEVSSNASASWYTPFVNAAQAEGIYQSGDFSDSNWTKAISREEMSKVAVRAIGVSDVEKTQWMYMATKNGLISGTSPGVIAPEGSTTRAQAITVIERVLSFKKGTKLPVDKYAVSAAELLWHDTNIMTMLPRYFNDSFNGKAFDNKAMVSTSPNGKAVCRITKLVAIDLADPKDPNRKIIEDTEYAWAGNGKYYKLLDSDGYAVMGISETKISGKMNVKELFPCRMTFQNDDWYNMSEKVTSPKHPNRSYGIMPWNPKYEQFYSFLDISEISNGTLTFATGTLFPKTNFISDKPFRYMFGGMGNWQGTFITLYQGKLNPEYHQ comes from the coding sequence ATGAAAAAGATGATTGTGACAGGGTTTACGACTTTAGCTTTGTTAACCGGGATTGTCGGAGGAATTGGTGGTACTGAGAATTTAATAGAAACAGCTCGTGTAACATTAGACTTAAAAACAACAAACGTAGCTTCAACTATTAATGCTGAGGTTACAACGAACTCAAGTAATCAAAACTTACAACCTACATTGAGTCTGTCAAAACAAAATTTTAAAGATATTGCTGGACATTGGGCAGAAAAAAGCATTAATGGCGCACTTACCCGTGGTTATGTAGATGGTTATCCTAATGGTACCTTCCTCCCTAACAACAATGTATCTCGTTCAGAATTCATCAAAATGCTAGTTTCTGCGTTGGATTTAGAGGTCAGTAGTAACGCAAGCGCTTCTTGGTATACACCGTTCGTTAACGCTGCACAAGCAGAAGGAATATATCAATCTGGCGATTTTAGCGATTCTAACTGGACAAAAGCAATTAGCAGAGAAGAAATGTCAAAGGTAGCTGTGCGAGCAATCGGTGTTAGCGATGTAGAGAAAACGCAGTGGATGTATATGGCAACCAAAAACGGCTTAATATCAGGCACTTCTCCTGGAGTGATTGCTCCAGAAGGCAGTACAACAAGAGCCCAAGCCATCACTGTAATTGAACGCGTACTTTCGTTTAAGAAAGGGACAAAATTACCCGTTGATAAGTATGCGGTGTCTGCTGCGGAACTACTCTGGCATGATACAAATATCATGACGATGTTACCGAGATACTTCAATGATTCCTTCAATGGAAAAGCCTTTGATAATAAAGCCATGGTAAGTACTTCACCCAACGGTAAGGCAGTCTGCAGAATTACGAAGCTCGTTGCCATTGATCTTGCCGATCCTAAAGATCCGAACCGTAAAATTATTGAAGATACGGAGTATGCATGGGCTGGAAATGGTAAGTATTATAAGCTTCTTGACTCGGATGGATATGCCGTTATGGGTATCAGTGAAACGAAAATATCAGGCAAAATGAACGTTAAAGAGTTGTTTCCTTGCAGAATGACATTCCAAAATGATGATTGGTACAATATGTCTGAAAAAGTTACGAGTCCTAAACACCCTAATCGATCATATGGAATTATGCCGTGGAATCCGAAGTACGAACAATTCTATTCATTTTTAGACATATCTGAAATTTCAAATGGAACCCTTACATTTGCTACAGGTACACTGTTTCCTAAAACAAACTTTATATCGGACAAACCTTTCCGATATATGTTTGGTGGTATGGGTAACTGGCAGGGAACTTTTATTACACTATATCAAGGTAAATTGAATCCAGAATATCATCAGTAG
- a CDS encoding DUF5704 domain-containing protein produces the protein MKKIVSLVMVSYLLLTITNYFGYNLRVSAAVPSNYELIGDVRLYGDIGKVDAEKNHYIPSSQLAYSTVTIPKKGDSIATSVAIYDNYGKLVKNLTKVSDTLWNIGNIQGEKITLSAKANGQYQGYFAWFRAPSGRYWMYDYKGQRYFLKSNNDSFPPSSGEWTFGTAGNVPTSGWKQDSNTNMVWSERTITVGSTFQENFSSPTLPGMEFEMSELAKVIVEKEDLTYWKCPEICMQAAKIHDVRDITIDDSNKRNVILNFEFLATFDNFAPGGEVVSDNENGLVRRWYNGWNVMFHGEIYKYPEMKIYAKYDDPGKPEDPGQGGGGGACTPNIGPPSQGTTMNKSDLDPNARGVIKADNRDAERFDVLKGIPTSESLYTNAIADNYLFDQSWARMTGKTTYDCNVTLTYEREWTIPGPEVCPPKGACSPGPPVKTGDTVTKPYSFQITRDYSYWKINKLEVYNIAKATMENYALPGAMVTMLPSGYTPPTLESKNDEAVESHVKPAPTAAISYTPPKRTGGLNSPPDVPDDTSLLKGMAESNTPQSKVNNDLVIFNNNKVMDDAEATKDGPTPTNIPDPTPIGRDVLYMPNNMISSTLLNKANTTSSGEIFYNLLPGNVNGGANKVLPIPGINTVTVHTPVVNYSWVSDDQPHNQKTVPDPSSSALILERPFIVRIPTSGQHLDVASYPGYGNRDYAKYFRIKQVQFPFDVYNADRSQFIPAETWVDIPVNQLDTGFYLPVWVDEGHYQVKFRNIAENAPSTFTTQPDANTNLAHHVATDTVPVEVIGRLYDFHVTDISDYNWENVFRKQMGSSAASGVSYWTGINGIDGDPRGNLAPFVLPIRPGSHPVQGFRNISVKTGYHVKFDLKTKGNMFGTTDGVRITPTFDFVSKDGTSRQAVDLYYHRGQERLIQIGSPQDLEKRFVVLNSRLRNVPGTELGDTARYRYTYELTAQERNQTTLAEYMVQLVDQISHQKTWVGRYDWMILPASIRTLIGPKTNIPATVNVDRANAAIQRWYGEYSLPADVYAVPKGTDLVPLGRQNALDEKSDVFLKNGYIVVNFNLETLRNGNTDAPHLQYIHAPLMNQWRLEGFNSNQVDDRGRSLPVKDGDVVFYHANQSSRNDFQAQVPH, from the coding sequence TTGAAAAAAATTGTATCACTCGTTATGGTGAGTTATCTACTTCTCACCATAACGAATTATTTCGGATATAACCTAAGAGTATCTGCAGCCGTCCCTAGCAACTATGAGCTTATTGGAGACGTAAGACTGTACGGTGATATTGGTAAGGTCGACGCTGAAAAGAACCATTATATTCCTTCAAGTCAATTAGCATACTCCACGGTTACCATACCAAAAAAAGGTGATTCCATTGCTACATCGGTTGCTATATACGACAACTATGGTAAATTGGTGAAAAACTTAACCAAAGTTAGCGATACATTGTGGAATATTGGCAATATTCAAGGAGAGAAGATTACTCTGTCAGCTAAGGCGAATGGTCAATATCAAGGATACTTCGCATGGTTTCGAGCCCCTTCAGGAAGATATTGGATGTACGATTACAAAGGCCAACGATATTTTCTAAAATCTAATAATGACTCCTTCCCTCCTAGTAGCGGCGAATGGACATTTGGAACGGCCGGTAATGTACCAACTTCAGGATGGAAACAAGATTCAAATACCAATATGGTTTGGTCGGAAAGAACTATCACTGTCGGTTCAACTTTTCAGGAAAACTTCTCAAGTCCTACGTTACCCGGGATGGAATTTGAGATGTCTGAGCTTGCTAAGGTGATTGTAGAGAAAGAAGATTTGACATATTGGAAATGTCCAGAAATATGCATGCAAGCCGCTAAAATACATGATGTTCGTGATATAACCATAGATGATTCAAATAAAAGAAATGTTATCCTCAATTTTGAATTTCTTGCTACATTCGATAACTTTGCACCAGGTGGTGAGGTTGTAAGTGATAACGAGAATGGCTTAGTACGAAGATGGTATAACGGATGGAATGTTATGTTTCATGGTGAAATCTATAAGTATCCTGAAATGAAAATTTATGCAAAGTACGATGACCCTGGTAAGCCGGAAGACCCGGGTCAAGGTGGCGGTGGTGGTGCATGTACACCTAATATCGGTCCACCTTCACAGGGGACAACGATGAATAAGAGTGACCTTGATCCAAATGCTCGCGGAGTGATAAAAGCAGATAACAGAGACGCTGAGCGATTCGACGTACTTAAGGGCATTCCGACTTCCGAATCGTTGTATACCAATGCCATTGCGGACAACTATCTGTTCGACCAATCCTGGGCACGTATGACGGGTAAGACAACGTATGATTGTAATGTCACCCTCACCTATGAGCGAGAATGGACGATTCCTGGGCCAGAGGTTTGCCCGCCAAAAGGCGCTTGTTCCCCTGGACCACCCGTTAAAACAGGTGACACTGTAACTAAACCTTACAGCTTCCAGATTACAAGAGATTATTCGTACTGGAAAATCAACAAACTGGAAGTATACAACATCGCTAAAGCAACCATGGAGAACTATGCTCTCCCGGGTGCAATGGTCACTATGTTGCCTTCAGGCTACACGCCGCCAACACTGGAATCCAAAAACGATGAAGCGGTGGAAAGCCATGTCAAGCCCGCACCAACGGCGGCGATCTCATACACACCACCGAAACGAACAGGCGGGTTAAACTCACCACCGGATGTACCGGATGATACTTCACTGTTAAAAGGCATGGCGGAGTCGAATACGCCTCAGAGTAAAGTCAATAACGACCTCGTCATATTTAACAATAATAAGGTTATGGACGATGCGGAAGCGACCAAAGACGGACCTACCCCAACGAACATTCCTGATCCAACACCGATTGGTCGAGATGTTCTCTATATGCCGAATAACATGATTAGCAGCACACTTTTGAACAAAGCAAATACAACGAGCTCTGGTGAAATCTTTTACAACCTGCTTCCGGGCAATGTGAACGGCGGGGCTAATAAGGTGTTACCCATCCCTGGGATTAATACCGTCACGGTACACACGCCTGTCGTAAACTACTCGTGGGTTTCGGATGATCAGCCGCATAACCAGAAAACGGTGCCTGACCCGAGCAGTTCTGCACTGATCCTAGAGCGTCCCTTTATCGTGCGTATTCCAACTTCGGGACAACACTTGGACGTAGCCAGTTATCCGGGGTATGGCAACCGAGATTATGCCAAGTATTTTCGGATTAAACAAGTTCAGTTTCCCTTTGATGTCTACAACGCAGATCGAAGCCAGTTCATTCCTGCAGAAACGTGGGTAGATATCCCGGTGAACCAACTGGATACCGGCTTTTATCTCCCCGTATGGGTTGATGAGGGGCATTACCAAGTAAAATTCCGCAATATTGCGGAAAATGCACCCTCGACGTTTACAACACAACCGGACGCAAATACCAATCTGGCTCACCATGTTGCTACAGATACAGTGCCTGTGGAAGTCATTGGGCGGTTATATGATTTTCACGTGACTGACATCTCGGACTATAACTGGGAAAATGTGTTTCGCAAACAAATGGGTAGCTCGGCAGCTAGTGGAGTCAGCTACTGGACAGGAATTAATGGGATCGACGGAGATCCCCGAGGGAATCTTGCTCCATTTGTGCTACCTATTCGTCCGGGGAGTCATCCTGTGCAGGGATTCCGGAATATCTCGGTGAAAACGGGTTATCATGTCAAATTCGATCTGAAGACCAAAGGCAATATGTTTGGCACAACCGATGGCGTTCGTATCACACCAACCTTTGATTTTGTCAGTAAGGATGGCACTTCACGCCAGGCCGTGGATCTCTACTACCACCGTGGACAGGAACGCCTTATCCAGATCGGATCACCGCAGGATCTAGAAAAACGTTTCGTCGTGCTAAACTCACGACTTCGAAATGTACCGGGTACGGAACTTGGAGATACGGCACGTTACCGATATACCTATGAACTAACGGCACAGGAACGTAACCAAACGACGCTGGCAGAATACATGGTTCAACTGGTCGACCAGATTTCACACCAGAAAACATGGGTAGGCCGTTACGATTGGATGATTCTGCCTGCTTCCATCCGTACACTCATCGGACCAAAGACCAACATTCCCGCTACTGTGAACGTAGATCGAGCCAATGCCGCAATTCAGCGCTGGTATGGCGAGTATAGCTTGCCTGCTGATGTGTATGCTGTGCCGAAGGGAACTGATCTTGTACCGCTGGGTAGACAAAATGCACTCGATGAGAAGTCAGACGTATTCTTGAAAAATGGGTATATCGTGGTTAACTTCAATCTGGAAACGTTACGTAATGGCAATACAGATGCTCCGCATCTTCAATACATCCATGCACCACTCATGAATCAATGGCGATTAGAAGGTTTCAATTCTAACCAAGTGGATGATCGCGGGAGATCGTTGCCTGTAAAAGATGGAGATGTGGTCTTTTACCACGCTAATCAGTCCAGCCGGAATGACTTCCAAGCCCAAGTGCCTCACTAA